In Primulina tabacum isolate GXHZ01 unplaced genomic scaffold, ASM2559414v2 Contig390, whole genome shotgun sequence, the following are encoded in one genomic region:
- the LOC142534156 gene encoding uncharacterized protein LOC142534156: MAALAAPLSPTPLSLILDHKSLQFVSPKCSFSPLLTSALESPTSHSSRRRSHNLGFPNAVPQKPTKSWRLCATGGIFSLSEAIPDAIPEEIVPTSDDGVSTVISGLLFVAFIGLSVLTIGIVYIAVTDFLQKREREKLRKKRLLRRRKMVRGGKLEPELEPGLGDLGRRWKKAMMIMMQLQQIENILQRFFWVWFRYICFH, translated from the exons ATGGCCGCATTAGCCGCACCGTTATCTCCAACTCCACTCTCTCTCATTCTCGACCATAAATCTCTTCAATTCGTCTCCCCCAAGTGCTCGTTTTCTCCATTGTTAACCTCTGCACTTGAATCTCCAACAAGCCATTCTTCGAGAAGAAGATCCCATAACCTCGGCTTTCCAAACGCAGTTCCTCAAAAACCCACCAAAAGTTGGAGACTATGCGCAACTGGTGGGATCTTTTCTCTTTCAGAAGCAATCCCAGATGCTATTCCTGAAGAAATAGTTCCCACGAGCGATGATGGAGTTTCCACCGTCATATCAGGTCTTCTTTTCGTCGCCTTCATTGGCTTATCCGTTCTTACAATAGGG ATCGTCTACATAGCTGTGACAGATTTCTTGCAGAAGAGGGAGAGGGAGAAGTTGAGAAAGAAGAGGCTGCtcagaagaagaaaaatggtaAGAGGAGGAAAATTGGAGCCAGAGCTAGAGCCGGGCCTAGGGGATTTGGGCAGAAGATGGAAGAAGGCGATGATGATAATGATGCAGTTGCAGCAGATTGAAAATATTTTGCAGAGATTTTTTTGGGTTTGGTTTCGGTATATTTGTTTCCATTAA
- the LOC142534155 gene encoding pumilio homolog 2-like — MLSDMGRRPLLENNESSFGDDLEKELGLLLREQRRQEVDDRERELNLYRSGSAPPTVEGSLSAVGGLFNHDVGGGGHSSFADFDRSKDGDGFMSDEELRSDPAYLSYYYTNVNLNPRLPPPMMSKEDWRFAQRLQGGNSAIGDRRKVHSRNDSGSGGRHLFSNPPGFNSKKLEDESEKEKLHGAVEWGGDGLIGLPGLGLGNKQKSIAEMFQDDLTRTTPVSGHLSRPASRNAFDENSVEAELAHLRRDLTSLDPIRNSLNIQGSSASQHSGPPASYSYAAALGASLSRSSTPDPQRITRAPSPCLTPIGGGRVSNSEKRNISSPNSFNGVSSHTNESADLVAALSGMNLSNGVIDEENNFSSRMNEVVADHKNYPFNLQGGPNSMNQRAYAKKPETGQFNMSSVPQSGKMTNYETGLNNGGGSDLSNTSLHTELQKNGVPSNTSYGKGSSNTGVNGGVGVHSPYQHLGSPNSSFSNYGISGYPMSPISGQLGSSSYPPLFENAAAAAAAAMAVPGLDSRILGGSNLNAATSEQNLGRMGSQMAGSALQTPFVDPLYLQYLRTAEYAAAQAGALNDPSLDRNYMGNSYIDLLQKAYLGNLVAPQKSQYGASLSGKNSGSSPHGYYGNPAFGIGLSYPGSPLANPMVPNSPGGPGSPMRHGEFNTRFAGGMRNVAGGIMNPWHLDNMDTRFASSLLEEFKSNKAKCFELSEIVGHVVEFSADQYGSRFIQQKLETATTEEKNMVFQEIFPESLTLMTDVFGNYVIQKFFEHGMATQRRELACKLFGHVLTLSLQMYGCRVIQKAIEVVDVDQKIKMVGELDGNVMRCVRDQNGNHVIQKCIECVPEEHIQFIVSTFFNQVVTLATHPYGCRVIQRVLEHCSDENTQRIVMDEILGSVSMLAQDQYGNYVVQHVLEHGKPHERSTIIQELAGNIVQMSQQKFASNVVEKCLTFGDQNERQLLVNEMLGTTDENEPLQAMMKDQFANYVVQKVLETCSDQEREHIMSRIRVHLNALKKYTYGKHILARVEKLVAAGERRIAAQSAYPSTYPA, encoded by the exons ATGTTATCTGATATGGGTAGGAGACCATTGCTAGAAAACAATGAAAGTTCCTTTGGTGATGATTTGGAGAAGGAGTTGGGCTTGTTGCTTCGTGAACAGCGGAGACAGGAGGTGGATGACCGTGAAAGGGAGCTGAATTTGTATAGGAGTGGATCAGCTCCGCCTACTGTTGAGGGCTCTTTGAGTGCCGTTGGTGGGCTGTTCAACCATGATGTTGGTGGCGGAGGCCATTCATCTTTTGCTGACTTTGATAGAAGTAAAGATGGCGATGGTTTCATGTCAGACGAGGAACTCAGGTCTGATCCTGCTTATTTATCTTATTATTACACAAACGTCAACTTGAACCCGAGGCTGCCGCCTCCTATGATGTCCAAAGAAGATTGGCGGTTTGCACAGAGGTTGCAAGGTGGGAATTCTGCAATTGGGGATAGGAGGAAGGTACATAGTAGGAATGACAGTGGGAGTGGTGGGAGGCATTTGTTTTCAAATCCACCAGGGTTCAATTCTAAGAAGCTAGAGGATGAGAGTGAGAAGGAAAAACTGCACGGTGCTGTGGAGTGGGGTGGGGATGGACTAATTggtttgcctggattaggactTGGTAACAAGCAGAAGAGTATCGCTGAGATGTTTCAA GATGACTTGACCCGCACTACTCCAGTTTCTGGGCACCTTTCACGCCCAGCTAGCAGGAATGCATTTGATGAGAATTCAGTGGAGGCTGAGTTAGCTCATTTGCGTCGTGATTTGACATCGTTAGACCCTATACGCAATAGTTTAAATATTCAGGGGTCGTCTGCTTCACAACATTCTGGACCTCCTGCGTCCTATTCTTATGCTGCAGCTCTTGGGGCATCCTTATCAAGAAGCTCTACTCCTGATCCTCAACGCATTACAAGAGCTCCCAGTCCCTGCCTAACTCCTATTGGAGGAGGTAGGGTGAGCAATTCTGAAAAAAGAAATATCAGCAGTCCAAACTCCTTTAATGGTGTATCTTCTCACACAAATGAATCTGCAGATCTAGTTGCTGCTTTATCCGGCATGAATCTTTCAAATGGTGTGATAGACGAGGAGAACAATTTCTCATCTCGAATGAACGAAGTTGTTGCAGATCATAAAAATTACCCTTTTAATCTTCAGGGTGGCCCGAATAGCATGAATCAGCGTGCTTATGCCAAGAAACCTGAAACTGGGCAATTTAATATGTCTTCTGTTCCCCAGTCGGGTAAAATGACCAATTATGAAACTGGTCTTAACAATGGTGGTGGGTCAGATCTCAGTAACACTTCGCTTCATACTGAGCTGCAGAAAAATGGTGTTCCTTCCAATACCTCATATGGGAAAGGATCTTCTAATACTGGAGTTAATGGCGGGGTTGGTGTGCATTCCCCGTATCAGCACTTGGGCAGCCCAAATTCATCATTCTCGAATTATGGAATCAGTGGCTATCCTATGAGTCCAATTTCAGGCCAGCTGGGAAGCTCTAGTTATCCTCCTTTGTTTGAGAATGCTGCTGCAGCAGCTGCTGCTGCTATGGCTGTACCAGGGTTAGACTCTAGGATTCTTGGAGGATCAAATCTTAATGCTGCAACCAGTGAGCAGAACCTTGGCAGAATGGGAAGTCAAATGGCAGGGAGTGCGCTGCAAACACCTTTTGTTGACCCTTTGTATCTGCAATACTTGAGGACAGCTGAATATGCTGCTGCACAAGCTGGAGCTCTTAATGATCCCTCTTTGGATAGGAACTACATGGGTAATTCCTACATAGACCTTCTCCAAAAGGCTTATCTTGGCAATTTGGTAGCTCCACAGAAATCACAGTATGGTGCCTCCTTAAGTGGCAAGAACAGCGGTTCTAGTCCTCATGGCTATTATGGAAATCCAGCGTTTGGGATTGGATTGTCATATCCTGGAAGTCCCCTGGCAAACCCCATGGTCCCAAATTCTCCTGGAGGACCTGGGAGCCCTATGAGGCATGGTGAGTTCAACACGAGATTTGCTGGTGGGATGAGGAATGTTGCTGGGGGTATAATGAATCCATGGCACTTGGATAACATGGACACTAGGTTTGCTTCGTCTCTACTGGAGGAGTTTAAGAGCAACAAAGCCAAATGCTTCGAACTTTCTGAGATTGTTGGTCATGTTGTTGAGTTCAG TGCGGATCAATACGGGAGCCGGTTCATCCAGCAAAAGCTTGAAACTGCCACAACTGAAGAAAAAAACATGGTTTTCCAGGAAATTTTTCCTGAATCTCTTACACTGATGACTGATGTTTTCGGTAACTATGTAATCCAAAAG TTTTTTGAGCATGGAATGGCAACCCAAAGAAGAGAATTGGCTTGCAAGCTTTTTGGACATGTTCTTACCTTGAGCCTTCAAATGTATGGTTGTCGGGTGATACAGAAG GCAATTGAGGTCGTCGATGTGGATCAGAAGATAAAGATGGTTGGAGAGCTAGATGGGAACGTGATGCGATGTGTACGAGATCAAAATGGGAATCATGTCATTCAGAAATGCATTGAGTGTGTTCCAGAGGAGCACATTCAGTTTATTGTGTCTACTTTTTTTAACCAAGTTGTAACCCTTGCGACACATCCATATGGATGTCGAGTGATACAG CGCGTTCTGGAGCATTGCAGTGATGAAAATACGCAAAGAATAGTGATGGACGAGATTCTGGGATCTGTAAGCATGTTGGCACAGGATCAGTATGGCAATTATGTCGTTCAG CATGTGCTGGAGCATGGAAAACCACACGAGCGATCGACCATAATTCAGGAACTGGCTGGAAATATAGTTCAAATGAGCCAGCAGAAGTTTGCGTCAAATGTTGTTGAGAAATGCTTGACTTTTGGAGATCAAAACGAACGCCAACTGTTGGTGAACGAGATGCTGGGAACAACAGATGAAAATGAGCCTCTTCAG GCTATGATGAAAGATCAGTTTGCAAATTATGTTGTACAGAAAGTTCTCGAAACTTGTAGTGATCAGGAGCGTGAACATATCATGTCAAGAATAAGAGTACATTTGAATGCATTGAAGAAGTATACATATGGGAAGCACATTTTAGCCCGTGTAGAGAAACTAGTTGCTGCTGGGG AGAGGAGAATTGCTGCGCAGTCGGCATATCCGTCGACATATCCGGCTTAA